From the genome of Virgibacillus proomii, one region includes:
- the gerD gene encoding spore germination lipoprotein GerD, whose amino-acid sequence MIINRFKLKLIIITVIVLAVMLISGCNNGNASDKEGDYDATKKMVVDILQTEDGKKALREIMTDEKMKQELVLESDVVKKSINEALVSDKGKQMWTTLFQDVDFVKEYTKSMKEEHIKLMKSLMNDADYQKQMLELLQNPEMNEQMLKVVKSQQFREHLEETIQQTLETPLFQEKMQETLLKAAEKQGKQQQGKEDQEQSAGGGDGDGGDGGGAGGGGAGESGGGS is encoded by the coding sequence ATGATCATAAATCGGTTTAAACTAAAGCTTATAATTATCACTGTTATCGTATTAGCTGTCATGCTTATCAGTGGCTGTAACAATGGAAATGCCTCTGACAAAGAAGGAGATTATGATGCAACTAAGAAAATGGTTGTTGATATATTACAAACAGAAGATGGTAAAAAAGCATTACGTGAAATTATGACAGATGAAAAAATGAAGCAAGAATTAGTTTTGGAATCAGATGTTGTAAAAAAATCTATAAACGAAGCACTTGTATCCGACAAAGGGAAACAAATGTGGACTACTTTGTTTCAAGATGTCGATTTTGTAAAAGAATATACAAAATCAATGAAGGAAGAACATATTAAACTGATGAAAAGTTTAATGAATGATGCTGATTATCAAAAACAAATGCTTGAACTATTGCAAAATCCAGAAATGAATGAGCAAATGCTCAAAGTAGTTAAGAGTCAACAGTTCCGCGAACACCTTGAAGAAACGATCCAACAAACATTGGAAACACCACTTTTCCAAGAAAAAATGCAGGAAACCTTGCTTAAAGCGGCAGAAAAACAAGGAAAACAACAACAAGGAAAAGAGGATCAAGAACAGAGTGCCGGCGGTGGTGATGGTGATGGCGGTGATGGCGGTGGTGCCGGTGGCGGCGGTGCCGGCGAATCAGGTGGCGGCAGCTAA
- a CDS encoding Mrp/NBP35 family ATP-binding protein, translating to MLTKEEVIQLLNPVKDPFLHITFEETKGVKEVTIREEKKHVSVKLAIAKTNTAEQMQLQQEVVGILKRNGASTVGLRFEQLPEEIIRKYQPVADQKQEAALMGGDTKTKFIAVSSGKGGVGKSTVTVNLAVSLMRLGKKVGIIDADIYGFSVPDMMGIEERPKVRGEKIIPVERFGVKVISMGFFVEDNSPIIWRGPMLGKMLNSFFKEVEWGDLDYLLLDLPPGTGDIAMDVHELLPSCKEVIVTTPHPTAAFVAARAGQMALKTNHEILGVVENMAYFESELTGQKEYVFGRGGGKKLAEVLKTKVLGQLPLQQPYEEEDVFAPSVYQQDHPIGQAYHKIAARIVAQLEE from the coding sequence ATGCTAACTAAAGAAGAAGTAATCCAACTGCTTAACCCTGTTAAGGATCCGTTTTTACATATAACGTTTGAAGAAACGAAAGGCGTAAAAGAAGTAACCATAAGGGAAGAGAAAAAACATGTCAGTGTTAAGCTTGCCATTGCTAAGACCAATACTGCTGAACAGATGCAGCTTCAGCAGGAAGTTGTTGGAATTCTAAAAAGAAATGGTGCTTCAACAGTAGGTTTACGGTTTGAACAGTTGCCGGAAGAAATTATTCGGAAGTATCAGCCTGTTGCTGATCAAAAGCAAGAGGCTGCTCTAATGGGGGGGGACACCAAAACGAAATTTATTGCCGTCTCCAGTGGAAAAGGCGGTGTCGGAAAATCCACTGTAACTGTTAATTTAGCCGTTTCTTTAATGCGTTTAGGGAAAAAGGTCGGAATAATTGATGCCGATATTTATGGGTTTAGTGTACCTGATATGATGGGAATAGAAGAACGTCCTAAAGTGCGTGGAGAGAAAATCATACCAGTTGAACGATTTGGAGTAAAAGTGATTTCTATGGGCTTTTTTGTAGAGGACAATTCGCCGATTATTTGGCGTGGTCCAATGCTCGGCAAAATGCTAAATAGTTTTTTTAAAGAAGTAGAGTGGGGAGACTTGGACTACTTATTACTTGATTTGCCACCAGGAACTGGAGATATTGCCATGGATGTACATGAATTACTTCCATCTTGTAAGGAGGTAATTGTAACAACACCACATCCTACCGCGGCATTTGTTGCAGCTCGTGCTGGGCAGATGGCGTTAAAAACAAATCATGAAATATTAGGTGTAGTTGAAAACATGGCTTATTTTGAGAGTGAACTTACTGGACAGAAGGAGTATGTATTTGGTCGCGGAGGTGGAAAAAAGCTCGCGGAAGTATTGAAAACAAAGGTACTTGGTCAATTACCGCTACAACAGCCGTATGAAGAAGAGGATGTATTTGCACCATCTGTGTATCAACAGGATCATCCAATTGGACAAGCTTACCATAAAATTGCCGCTAGAATCGTTGCCCAATTAGAGGAATAA
- the cwlD gene encoding N-acetylmuramoyl-L-alanine amidase CwlD, whose translation MKRGYQIIIWIAGAILLVYLIWLPIRENQASTSGSSFSLPLSGKTIVIDPGHGGPDGGAVGKDNTQEKDISLKVSKMLQKYLQQVGALVYLTRETDKDLASSETKGFSKRKSEDIRNRLAFIHEKEADFFITLHLNALPSPKWRGAQTFYNPRKDENRHLAKMIQAELIRNLENTNRTALAINNVYLLKHAEVPGALVEIGFLSNESERELLKDENYQQKVAASVYKGILRYATEDVENEETKN comes from the coding sequence ATGAAACGAGGTTACCAAATTATTATTTGGATAGCGGGAGCAATTTTATTAGTATATCTCATATGGCTGCCAATAAGGGAAAATCAGGCGAGTACGTCAGGATCTTCTTTTTCATTACCTTTATCGGGAAAAACGATTGTCATTGATCCGGGGCATGGTGGTCCAGATGGAGGTGCGGTAGGCAAAGACAATACACAGGAAAAGGATATTTCGCTAAAGGTTTCTAAAATGCTACAGAAGTATTTACAACAGGTAGGTGCACTTGTTTACTTGACGCGGGAAACGGATAAAGACTTAGCTTCAAGTGAAACAAAAGGCTTTTCAAAACGCAAATCGGAGGATATCCGAAATCGCTTGGCTTTTATTCATGAAAAAGAAGCGGATTTTTTTATAACCTTACATTTAAATGCGTTACCGTCACCGAAGTGGAGGGGAGCACAAACATTTTACAACCCCCGTAAGGATGAAAATAGACATTTAGCTAAGATGATACAGGCGGAATTAATTCGTAATTTAGAAAATACCAACCGGACAGCATTAGCTATTAATAATGTTTATTTATTAAAGCATGCAGAAGTGCCAGGGGCTTTAGTTGAAATAGGGTTTTTATCAAATGAATCTGAGCGCGAGCTGTTAAAAGATGAAAATTATCAGCAAAAAGTAGCGGCAAGCGTGTACAAAGGGATTTTACGCTACGCAACGGAAGACGTAGAAAATGAAGAAACGAAGAATTAA
- a CDS encoding DUF948 domain-containing protein has product MDWLGIGVTIIGIALFVLVILLIKPLLKLAGVLRNLQNTTSKLPEQVEELTDQVKDTLHMGNKTLHEVNKQVKELTPIFHMVGDATRAANSISASMTNAIMQVRNSKSEGNAFTSKNHLEGIYGLVTLAYFIMQYNKKHNTIDMN; this is encoded by the coding sequence ATGGATTGGTTAGGAATAGGAGTTACAATTATTGGTATTGCTCTATTTGTACTTGTGATTTTATTAATTAAACCACTTTTAAAATTAGCAGGGGTGTTACGGAACCTACAAAATACGACAAGTAAACTCCCTGAGCAAGTAGAAGAACTTACAGACCAAGTGAAAGATACACTTCATATGGGAAATAAGACACTTCATGAAGTCAACAAACAAGTAAAGGAATTAACGCCTATTTTCCATATGGTAGGAGATGCGACCCGTGCTGCAAATTCAATCTCAGCATCGATGACAAATGCTATCATGCAAGTTAGAAATTCCAAATCAGAAGGAAATGCATTTACAAGCAAGAATCACTTAGAAGGCATATACGGTCTTGTAACATTAGCATATTTTATTATGCAGTATAATAAAAAGCATAATACCATCGATATGAACTAA
- a CDS encoding KinB-signaling pathway activation protein gives MNSRKLVHFFFKTLFIGGLTGLFTSFFVKAEEYAANLNPINWMELFGLILFFIGLGLVFSVVSQTGFFAYLFINRFGLSLFRSFWPTVQVLLIAIVVFDLVYFPYQATKDEVAIYWYIIMSAVILTYGFIVAKLKAKETNKKAFIPALFLMVVITTIEWVPGLRTEGTDYAWLMIIPLLSCNTYQLLALHRINRDNSNSKSTRTVNKQTKNKQSGKNVKTSVR, from the coding sequence TTGAATAGTCGAAAATTAGTGCATTTCTTTTTTAAAACCTTGTTTATTGGCGGACTTACAGGCCTTTTCACCAGCTTTTTTGTAAAAGCTGAGGAGTATGCAGCGAATCTAAATCCCATTAATTGGATGGAATTATTTGGACTCATTCTATTTTTCATAGGTTTAGGACTAGTATTTAGTGTAGTGAGCCAAACCGGTTTTTTTGCTTACTTATTTATCAATCGTTTTGGGTTAAGCTTATTTCGCTCATTTTGGCCAACTGTTCAGGTCTTATTAATCGCAATTGTTGTTTTTGACTTGGTTTATTTTCCGTATCAAGCTACGAAAGATGAGGTAGCTATTTATTGGTATATCATCATGTCAGCAGTAATTTTAACTTATGGCTTCATCGTGGCAAAATTAAAGGCTAAAGAAACGAATAAGAAAGCGTTTATTCCAGCCTTGTTTTTAATGGTAGTCATAACTACCATTGAGTGGGTTCCTGGCTTACGCACAGAGGGGACAGATTATGCGTGGTTAATGATTATTCCATTACTTTCATGTAATACATACCAACTATTGGCATTACATCGAATTAATCGTGATAATTCCAACTCTAAATCAACCAGAACTGTAAACAAGCAGACAAAAAATAAACAAAGTGGCAAAAATGTTAAAACGTCGGTAAGATGA